ttcgtttctttgtctttctttctgattctctctctctctccatctctcccttttcgtcaacctcatcatcaaaatcctcttttcccttatcacacttccttatccttcttcctttatcgttccttctttccatcccctccctcaccatcttccaacctcacgcccacgcccaccgcaCGCCCACGGCCCCGCCCACCCGCCGACAGAACCACAGAAAAGATGACCtcaatgtattttcttttcttttctttctcttttctctatctctttctcttcactctccgtctctgtcattctctccccccccccccctctctctctctctctctctctctctctctctctctctctctctctctctctctctctctctctctctctctctctctctctctctctctctctttttttttttttttttttactctgcctcttctccttccccattttactgaacacacatacttacacgcacGCGGGAACACCTGTTATGCAAGAACACCTCGGGCGCCTTAAAACGAACGCGTATTGAACAGATGAACACGTTCTCTGGCGTTCAAGAAGAACAAGTGGTGTGGGAACATTTTAATTACATCGTATACGCACATAATGGCAACAGAATGCACATGAATTTCCGTACATGGCGAGAGTGAGAGGCTTGGTAGCTtaagtgagggggtgggggtgggggggattgggggggagatgtgtgtgccgaggggaaagggggaaaggggagagggggggaagggggcaaggatcCGGATTTCTCATGCTATTTTCGTGGAAATCGTACCGATacggttttgttttatttgtcttggTTCAAAAGGAAATGCTTTATATGTGACGTAAATGTATTtagaatttttgtttgtttgtctagtcGTAGTGAACATTTTCTCTCCCCACTTACACACTCTTAAAGGCAAATAATATTATGCATAAACCCCCACCAACATTACATATccaacatcccctccccccaacaaatCCCACTCCACTTTAGGCCCGTAGCCCCTACACATTATTTATTCGACATAACTCTACGGAGACGACACTCCGTGTTTGATCACGTGGTGGTATATAAACTTACTTAAATCATCTTTTGGCGAAGATCATCTCGATAAAGCTCACGATTCTGCATACAATAAGACAAAAGTAAAATCCTTTTATCACAAAATAGCAAGTGACAAGAAATCCATCACTGATTTCAGATCAAACCCCAAATTTAACCGAGATTAAACTCAGCCAAAACCCATGTAAACGAATTCAACATTGCAAACGCAATTATCATGCAAACATATTCGCAAAACAgctcactacacacacaaaattaataaaaatccaCTAACTTACCGTAaccatactgaaaataatgacctAAAAAAACATATCCCTAGAACAGCTACAGAAAACCTTCCGAAGCACAATTAAAATTAAGATTGAGACGAATTAAAAACGGAAATTGCTGTACTCACTCGCACAGCCTCCAGCCAGCGTCCCGTAATGATCCGGAAGGCACTCGTTGCAGCGCCGGCCGGTCACACCTTCaggaaattagaagaaaaaaaaagatattgatttGAATATATAAAGATGACTGGGGTATTAtcgtatactgaatatatattgatttggAATATGTAAAGACGAATGGATTTTCTTAGATTGATCTGAGTTCATAAGAATATTTAGGATTATTAACGTATACTGATTTGGAATATATTTGGACGATTAGATTCTCCTCATATATTGACTTGATCATATAAGGAAGATCTAATGCTCATCCATTGATTCGAGTACATAACAAAAGTTAGATTATTATCATATCCTGATGTAGCATATACAAGGacgattatattataatatactttGATCTGGACAATTAGATTTTTATTTAATGAAAATCTAATTGGAATATACAAGGGCGACTGAATTTTTATGCAATGTCTAGAATACATGCGAATAAAACAGATATTTACCAATAGTACAATATTGAGATATAGGATATTATATAATGACTGGAATATATTAGAACGACTAGACCTTATACTATACagatagaaatggaaaaaaaaaatccgatcatAGTAATACACCGATTGGAatgcttattttcttattttaaaataatgaaatatatcctTCTTTAGTCaatatatctgttatcattatctatctgttatctatcatTCCATAGTTTGGTGGACAACTGGCAACacactttcataaaaaaaaaaaaaaaatatatatatatatatatatatatatatatatatatatatacatatatatatacatatatatatacatatatatatatatatatatatatatatacatatatatatacatatatatatatatatatatacatatatataaatatatatatatatatatatatatatatatatgtatatatatacatatatttcttcttctttgttctttctttcttttcagaaaGAAGCAGATTTCATGACTCAGTTAATGaattaaacaagtaaaataaaaattcGATTTATCTCTGAACTTGAAAAATAAtatcatatgtaatatagatTTGAATATAAAAAATCAATGTAACTCAAAACTAAATAAGAGAATTTAGACTGATTCAAATTTAGATTGAAGAAAATCAAAAtcgaattcaaattcaaacaacaaaacgaaagaaataatcaaaatctaatcaacaaaaaaataaataaataaaataccaaaCGTTTAATACcaatttaaacaaaacaaaacacaaaaaacaacgcgaaaaattaacaaaacaaataaaaaaaaaacacttaacacaaaaaatcaaaacaaataaaacaaaagcaaaaaaaaaaaaacataacaaaaacacttaacacgaaaaaaatcaagaaaaccaATACAACAAAGACAGAGGCACGTGCTTACCTGGGTTGCAAGGACACTGGCCCGTGAAAGGATCGCACGTGGCACTCGAGGAGCCTTCGGGGTGGCACTGGCACGCGGGGCAGCCCTCGTTCACCCCCCCGTGGCCgctctggggagggggagggggagaggggttgaggaagaaaagtttcctgttttgtttgtctgttatttgtctttgtttgtttgtttgttattgtgtgtttgtttgtttggtgtctgtttgttatttgattttgtctgcttgtttgtttgtcatttgtctttgtttatttgttgtgctCTTTTTGTTCCGCTACtgaattctttcctttcttcttaagTAATGGAcgtgtgtttatttcttgtttcatgGTATTCCTTTTTCtcatagataaaagataagaaaaaaaaacattatctcttttctctcactctcactctcacaaaaACAGTGAAACTACAAACATAAAACCCGACAAAGGAAACTCACGATGCAGCGGTCACACTGGCGCCCCGTGTAGAGCCTCTTGCACTGGCACTGCCCGCTCTCGGGGTCGCACTGCGCCGCCGCAGAGCCCTCGCGGTGGCACCCGCACCTGATACACTGGCCCCTGGGGATGGGAGGGCAAGGGTCAGggcagggggagtgagggggagtgagggggatgagggggatgaggaggatgaggaggatgaggaggataatgaggataatgaggacaatgaggacaatgaggataatgaggacaatgaggataatgaggacaatgaggaCAATGaggacaatgaggataatgaggacaatgaggacaatgaggataatgagggttGTGAgtaggatgaggataatgagaaagataatatgaaggataatgagaggagtgaggataatgaggaggaagatgatatggatgagaatgaagataaggaaaaggattatgataaggaccatcaatgataatgatgatagtaaagataatgatagtgataatgatagtgataatgataataaagttaatgataataataaagcaaattatataatagagataaggacaataataaagaaaatattaatgataaagataacgatcaggataatgataaggatgatgataaagagtcTGTGTGATACATCGTACGAacgtataataaaaaaataaaaaaatgaaggagaagcaggaggaggagaaagaggagaagcaaaaggagaaggagaaggagaagaaggtgagggaggagggggaggagggggaggaggggaggaggaggaggagaaggagaaggaaagaaggtgagggaggagggggaggagggggaggaggaggaggaggaggaggaggaggaggaggaggaggaggaggaggaggaggaggaggaggaggaggaggaggaagaagaagaagaggaggaagaagaagaagaagaagaagaagaagaagaagaagaagaagaagaagaagaagaagaagaagaagaagaagaagaagaagaagaagaagaagaaaagaagaagaagaagaaaagaagaagaaaagaagaagaaaaggaaaaagaagaagaaaaggaaaaagaagaagaaaaggaaaaagaagaagaaaaggaaaaagaagaagaaaaggaaaaagaagaagaaaaggaaaaagaagaagaaaaggaaaaagaagaagaaaaggaaaaagaagaagaaaaggaaaaagaagaagaaaaggaaaaagaagaagaaaaggaaaaagaagaagaaaaggaaaaagaagtaggaggaggaaacgaagaagaagaaaatgaagaaaaagagtgaaaagaaagaggaaaaaacgaaggaaaaaaaggaaaaccgaaGATATAAAGCCCAGCGCAGGTGCCTACCTCTTGGGATCTCCGTAGTGGTTCTCCTTGCACCTCTCGCAGTGCCAGCCCGCCGTGTTGCCGACGCACTTGAGGCACTCGCCCGTCTGCCGGTCACAGTTGTTCGTCTCGCGGAAATCCAGGTTGCCATTGCACTCGCACGGCTGGCAGAAGTTGCCGGGCACCAGCGGGTTGCCAAAGTACCCGTCGGCgcagctggggagggagggagggaggagagagagagagaatgagggttgGTGTTGAATcgaattatttttagttttattattactattattattatttgattggtaagggaggtggtggtggggggggggggtagttggtgggggggagggggaggttaaaaAGGATTGTTTGaagattcttttccttttttttcttttttgtgaagtTCATGTCATAACATTgacatcataacttttattattcgTTGTTATGTACAAAGTACTTATAAAATGTACCAAATTCAACAAAGGGTTGGCATGAATCCTAAGgcaaaagtaatatcaataatatttcatattttcctACTAACATCACattgaaataacaaaaacatattgAATGCCATTAATTAACTAAACAAACACGTAATCAAACAAGCAAGCAGATGGAAGGTATACGACTAAGCAAACAAATCATTGAAAAAATCcataatgaataaacagataaatgaataaacagtcaTGCAAGTAAATAAGCATATCAATAGATAGCAAAACAAATTAGAATTACAAATAAATTCACAAATAATTgctaaaaaaataactaaatcaaTCTATGACTCGATagccaaatagacagacacagaaggaGCAGCGAAGCCTTACGTCTCGCATCTGGGGCCCTCGTAACCGGCGGGGCACTGGCACTTGTACCCGCCGAGGTCCAGGTCGGGCACGCAGCGGGGGGTGAAGTGGTTGGCACCGAGGGTCAGGGGGCACGCGCACGGCTGGCAGGCGTCGGGGGTGCCACGGGCGGGGTCGCCGAAGTAGCCGGCCTGGCAGCGCTCGCAGTGCACGCCCACGGTGTTGTGTTGGCACTCCtggggatgggcggggggggggggggggggtagaatgggtGATGTTTGTGAGGAAATTTTTCTCTGGCATTCAGCttgtctctttacttctctcttgaAGACTCGGCACATCCAAATCTTCCCATTAAACCATTACAACGCatcacttatctctctccctatcattaCTCATTTCTACATTCACTCCTCATGAGTCATCACTCCTCATCCCTCAACACTCAACCCTCACACTCAACATtcactcaccaccatcaccagtcACCACTCATTTCTCACTCATCCCACACACTCGACATTCACTCATGACCACTCACCTCTTATCTCTCACACTCACCACTTCATTTCTTATCcctctcattcaatctctttcttcaACACTCATTCCTCTCACTCATCCCTCACTCCTAACGCTCACCACTCATTCCTCGCCAATTTAAAAGCACAATTAATAGACAGCCATAAATTGACTGAACTCGCAACAGCTCGTCTCACCGAATCCTAGATCTTCCActtacttacactcacactcacactcacactcacacttacatttaCTCAAACttttactcacactcacactcgcactcacacttaatctaaatctttatctttatcttaatccttatcaccattgccatcaccGTTCTTATCACGAGCACTGACCCCGCAGGCGCCCGTGAAGGGGTCGCACGTGTCCACGTGTCCGTTGCACTCGCACTTCCTGCACTCGCCGCCGAAGATGGTGTTGCTGACGCGCCGGAAGCCCGGCTCGCACGACTCGCAGGAGAGGCCGGAGTACCCTGTGGGGCACGTGGCATGTTGGGGTCAGAGGAGGGGGTATGAGGCggtttgtgggggtgggggtctatgaggtgcttatttatttatttatttatttatctatctatctatctatctttttttgtcatttttatttttggtacttccatattaaatattcataatcctaataaagaaatttatattttttattaatcaacATACTAATATTATCTGATAAGATATTTTTTACAAGTAATTGCATCATTAGGACCCAAACAACACAATGAAAAATCCCTTTATCATAGAGGAAGTGATCGTGCATTAACGAGTCAAATGCATTTAAatcctctataaaaaaaaaaaaaaaaaagctactaagttagaagggaaaaaaatgaaaatgaaaagaaaacaagaacaagatgaacattaaggacaagaacaagaacaaaaagatacaaagagaagaagagcaagaaataatgacaaaatatgaagaaaaaagaagaacaagaacaaaaacacagaGACGAAGACCAAGAACGAgactaacaaaacataaaacaaatagcacaagaataagaagaacaagaagaacaaggagaacaagcagaacaagaagaccaagaagaagaagaacaagaagaacaagaagaacaagcagAGCAAGCTGAAGAAGGGGAAGGCCGACTCACCCGGGGGGCAGCTGCACCTCTCGACGGC
This sequence is a window from Penaeus chinensis breed Huanghai No. 1 chromosome 10, ASM1920278v2, whole genome shotgun sequence. Protein-coding genes within it:
- the LOC125029532 gene encoding laminin subunit alpha-1-like, with protein sequence MGFFEAYYYLAPQEYLGRRMTSYGQTLTVKVSWVRLRGDTSGRATRCPDVIIEGAGYRIAYGDNAHRGRKATLEIPFYEHDWFHFPKDITDITSTTQSESYRGEAVTRRQMMEILSSMESLMIRARYHTVQVEGVLHDVILEYGAEGTATLVTGAVERCSCPPGYSGLSCESCEPGFRRVSNTIFGGECRKCECNGHVDTCDPFTGACGECQHNTVGVHCERCQAGYFGDPARGTPDACQPCACPLTLGANHFTPRCVPDLDLGGYKCQCPAGYEGPRCETCADGYFGNPLVPGNFCQPCECNGNLDFRETNNCDRQTGECLKCVGNTAGWHCERCKENHYGDPKRGQCIRCGCHREGSAAAQCDPESGQCQCKRLYTGRQCDRCISGHGGVNEGCPACQCHPEGSSSATCDPFTGQCPCNPGVTGRRCNECLPDHYGTLAGGCASEYSNFRF